The following nucleotide sequence is from Desulfonatronum thioautotrophicum.
GAAGGTGTCGGCATGGACGCAGAGGAGCGTGACGGCCTGTTCAAGCCGGACAGAGTCCACTCCCGCAAGGGCACGGACGGAGAGCGGGGGACCGGGCTGGGGTTGGTGCTCTGCGCGGAACTCGTCCAGCGAATGGGCGGTACAATCTGGTTGCAAAGCAGTCCGGGACAGGGGACGACGTTCTTCTTCACGTTGCCCGACGGATCGACCGTCACCCGGTGAGCGGCCTTTCCGAATGATACGCTCCGGAGGCAGGTTGCCGTTGCAGGGGATTTTTGTTCTCTGCAAGTAACTACTCAGCACAGCCTTGACAGAGCCTTATCCCGATACTGGATTCCCGCCTGTCTGCCACAGGCAGGCCTTCGCGGGAATGACGTGTTTTTCAATGCCGTTCGCGAGTCGGTCATGCCCGCGAAGGCGGGTATCCAGGCCGCATTACTCGGATGAACTGAGTAGTTACCTCTGCAAAAACTACATAATTTCAAAATGATAAATTGGAGTGTCTCCAAGGGTATCCCCCCGGGTCGGCCTGGAATCATCGAAATCGAAATCGTGATCGAAATCGATTTCTGGTAACTTTCCGATTTCGATTTCGATTTCGATATCGATCCAGAACACCTGTGGCTTGAGTACAAATGAGCCCTGGTTGTCGTTGCGATGGATGTTGCTCTACCTGCTTAAAATCTGTAAGTATTCAGCTCATCCGTCTGATAGCGGCGTTGTCCAAGATATGCTGACAGGTTATACTGAATAGTTGCGAAAATTTCCGGAAACAACACCGATGGCAAACATTCTGATTATTGACGACGACGAACTGTTCAGCATGGCTCTTGCCGATGTCCTGGCCGGAGAGGGGCATCACCCGCATCGCGTACCGACACTGGCAGCCGGCCGGGCCGTGGCCGAGTCCACGGACCTGAGCCTGATTTTTCTGGATCTGCAGCTGCCCGATGGCTACGGTATGGACATCCTGCCGGACCTGAAAGCCCTGCCGGACTCCCCGGAGGTCATCGTCATCACCGGCTCCCTGGATGCCAGGCAGGCGGAAACAGCCATCAGCAACGGGGCCTGGGACTTCATCAAGAAGACGAGCACCCAGCTGGAAATGAAGCTGTCCTGCATCAGGGCCCTGGAGTACCGCAAGACCAGGCTGGCCGCGCTGCCCGTGCATCGCGAGGGGATCATCGGCAACAGTCCGGCCCTGCGCCGCTGCCTGGAACACATGGCCCAGGCCGCGAGAAGCGAGGCCGAGGTCCTGCTGCTGGGCGAAACCGGAACGGGCAAGGAGCTCTTCGCCCGGGCCCTGCACGCCAACAGCCCGCGCCGGGAGAAGGAACTGGTGGTCGTGGACTGTGCGTCCATGACCGAGACCATCGCGGGCAGCGAGCTGTTCGGATACCGTCGCGGCGCCTTTACCGGCGCGGTCGCGGACCGGGCCGGGCTGATCCAGCGGGCGCACAGGGGCACGCTGTTCCTGGACGAGGTCAGCGAACTGCCGGCTGCCCTGCAGGGCAACTTCCTGCGGGTCCTGGAAAGCAAGGCCTTCCGTCCCCTGGGCCAGGATCATGAGCTTTCCAGCAATTTCCGGCTGGTCTGCGCCAGCAACCGCAACATGGGGGAGATGGTCCAACGGGGAGAATTCCGCGAGGATCTGCTGTTCCGGATTCAGACCGTGACCATCCATCTCCCACCGCTGCGGGAACGTCTCGAGGACCTGGACGAACTGATCCACACCCATTTGGGGATCATCAGCCGCCACTCGCGATTGCCAAGCAAAACGGCCTCGCCGGAATTGATGCACCTTTTTGCCCAACACGACTGGCCGGGCAACGTGCGGGAGCTGGTGAACACCCTGAAGGCCCTGGCTGCCTCCGCTCCCCTGGAGCGGGTGCTCTATCCCTCCCATCTGCCACGGGAACTGCACGTCCGGTTTCTCAAGTCCTGCACCACGGATTCCCGGGCCGTGTCGTCATCCCGGACCGCCCTTCCTCCGGACAGGAGCGAACCTTCTGCGGAACTCTTTGATCTGGACTGGAAAACGTACTGCGTCCAAACCCGGGAAGCCGCGGAAAAGGCCTACCTGGTCCATCTGATGCAGCGTTCCGGGTACACCATCAAGAAGGCTGTGGAGCATTCCGGTCTGAGCCAGGCCAGGCTCTATGGCCTGCTCAAGAAATACGACATTCCCCGTCCCGGACGATCGTCCTGATTCCCACCTGTTGAACGCTCTTCCATGCCGCATTCCCGTTTCCCAAGAATATATTCTTGGGAAACGGGAATGCGGTTTTCCATTGCATTGCATCAATCTCGCAACGTGCTGCAATTCCACATTTTTTAAAGTCGACCGGTTCGGCATCATTCTTGATAAGAGGGCAGTGGATCAGCACTGGCAATGACCCATTGCCGTCCAGCCTCCGGTGATTGTGCGGATTTCCGCGTCGTCCTGTAGGGGCAGGCCTCGCGCCTGTCCCGCGATCACTCCCTCATCCCGGAACATACGGTCGGCATGTCACCATTGACCCTCGCCGCCTCGCACATTCAGGACGGCCGTGAGGGCAGCCTTTTTGCATTTTTCCTTTGTTGCGCGATTTTCGTGACGACCCTGGATGAAACCATAACCACACGACCAGATTTCATGCAGAAGAATTCACCCCCTATACCTGAGCAGAGCCTGGCCGAACTGGCTGGCTATTTGGAACAGGCCGGCGATGTTCCGGCAGTGATCGGTTTTACCAAAGACTCCAGCGAAGCGTGGTCCGCCTCCGAAATTGGCGATGCCGCCGGTCGACTTGCTCGGGGGCTGCACGACCAGGGCATCGAACCCGGCCAGCGCGTCCTGCTTTTGGCTCCAGCTTCGGCCCAGTTCATCGTGGCCGCATTGGCCGTGTTCCGGATTGGTGCCGTCATGACGCCCGTGGACATTCAAGCCAGTGATGAGAACCTGGCCCACGTGTTCAAGACCAGCGGAATGCGACTGGTTTTCACCACCGAGCGCATCGCCAGACGCCTCGCGCAACTCGACGCACCTCCGGATGCACCGATTTTTCTTTTGGATCTCGAACATGCCGATGATCAGGTGGACCTGGAACAGGAGGAAGTCCCCACGGCTCAAAGCTGGAAGCGCCTTCTGGCGGACAAGTCCGGCAAACCGGTCCAGTCAAAGGCCGAAGATCCCGCAGTGCTCTTCTACACCTCGGGAACCACTGGACCGCCCAAAGGCGTGCCCCTGTCGCACGGCAACATTCTTTCTCAGGTGCAAATGATCCGGGATTCCGGTCTGCTTATGGACGAAGACCGTCTTTTGCTGCCGCTGCCCCTGCACCATGTCTATCCCGTGGTCATCGGCATGCTTGCCCCATTGGCTCTGAACATTCCCATTCTGCTGCCCCGCGCCCTGGTCGGCAAGGAAGTCACCCGGGCCCTGCGCGAGGGCGAAGCAACCATCATCCTCGGGGTTCCCAGGCTGTACAATACCATTTTTCAGGGGATTCAGGGCCGGGTGGCTTCCTCCGGGCGGTTGTCCGCGCTTATCTTTTCCGCTCTGCTTGCCTTCAGTCGACTCTGTGTCCGGTTTGGACGCAGGCCGGGCCGCACACTCTTCAAAAACCTTCATCAGCGCGTCGGGCCTGGCCTGCGCATGCTCGCCTCCGGAGGGTCGCCGCTGGACCCGGATCTGGGCCGCAATCTGGAGGCCCTGGGCTGGCCAGTGGCGGTGGGCTACGGTCTGACCGAAACATCGCCCCTGCTCACCCTGAAATACCCTGATGAAGGCCATTATGAATCCGTGGGCCGGGCCGTCCAGGGCGTCGAATTACGGATTGATCCGTCTGCTCTCCCTGAGAAGGAATCAAAAGACGAGGACGCTGACCGCGCATCACCAAAAGGGGTGGGAGAACTGTTGGCAAAGGGCCCCGGGGTCTTTGCCGGCTACGACGACTTACCGGAAAAAACCGCGGAGAGCTTTGCCGACGACTGGTTCCGGACCGGGGACATGGCCCGCATGGATGAGGACGGGTACGTATATCTGCAGGGGCGAGTCTCCACGATGATCGTCCTGGAAAGCGGGGAGAACATCGATCCGGAAAAGATCGAGGATGCGTATTCGGGATGCTCCGAAGCGGCGGAAATCGGCGTGCTGGGGGACGAAGGACGGCTGGCCGCGCTGGTGGTACCCGACAAGGATCTTTCGCGGAAGCATTCGGGGCGGGAGTTGGTCGAAATCGTGCGCAAGGCCCTGGATCGGCATGCTTCAGGATTACCGTCCTACCAGCGCATTTCCAGAGTTGAGCTGACGCACACACCCCTGGACAGGACCCGGCTCGGAAAACTCAAGCGCAAACAACTCAAGGAGACCTACGAGGCAGCCAAGAAAGGAGAAAAAGGCCGTGAGAAACAGCGCGTCGGCCCGGTTCCCCTCAGCGACATGCACAGCGAGGATCGTGCCCTGCTGGAAGACGCCAGGGTGCGAAAACTCTGGGACATGCTGGCCCGCCGGTACGAGGACAGGCCGCTTTCTCCTGAATCCAGCCTGGAACATGATCTGGGCGTCGATTCGCTGGGCTGGGTCGAGCTCTCCCTGGCCATTGAGGACGAGGTTGGCGTGGGCTTGGACGAGGAGCAGTTCGAACGGATCATCACGGTTCATGATTTGCTGGAGACGGTCGCCGAGTCCGAGGTGGAGGAAGCTCCCGGCGGAGCCAGACGTTCCCTGGAGCATCCGGAACACGTCATTCCCGAAAAACGGCAACGACTGGCCAAACCGCGCGGATGGGTACGTTTGGTGATCGTTGCCCCGTTCTACGTTTTTTTATCCGGAATCATGCGTCTTTACTTCCGCGTGACGGCGAGAAATCTTCAAAACGTCCCACAGAGCGGTCGCTTTGTCCTGTTGCCGAACCACGTCAGTTATCTGGACCCGTTCGCTATCGGTGTTGTTCTTGGGTATGCCCGGGCCCGGCAGTGCTTCTGGGCCGGAGAGTCGGGAGTCGTGTCTCGCAACGCCGTGCTCCGGGCTCTCAGCCGAATCGCCCAGATCGTGCCCATAGAGCGGGAGAAGGGACCGACCTCCAGCCTGGCTTTCGGAGCGTTGGTTTTGAAGCAGGGGCATTCAATGGTCTGGTTTCCCGAGGGACGCCGTTCTCCGGACGGGACCCTGCAGCCTTTCCGGCACGGGATCGGACTGCTGCTGGGCGAGTACGATCCGCCGGTCGTTCCCGTGTTCATCCAGGGCACCGAGCAGGCCCTGCCGCCAGGCCGGTTTCTGCCCCGGCCCAGCAGGATTATCGTTCACTTCGGAAAGCCCATCGATGTCGCAACACTGCGCGACGCTGCCAAGGAGGGCAGAAAGGACCAGGACGAGCACACGCAAATCACCTCGATTTTGGAAAAAGAACTTGCCCGTCTTCGTGACGAGGCCCTTGGTTAAGCGGGTGCAAATCACTATTTTGGTATCTGCGAAAAGCAGTCCTGTTCACTCTGCAGCGAAAGTAACTAGTCACCTCATCCGAGAAAAACCGGACTGGATACCCGCTTTCGCGACTATGACTGACTCGGAGAATGTATTGAAAAAACCAGTCATTCCCGCGCAGGCGGGAATCCAGGTCATGCTTGCCGCAATTTTTGAAAAGTTACCTTTTTCCAAATCAAGCTGAGTAGTTACCAGCGAAACTTCCATTTTTAATGTCTGGCAAGATGTTTTCACCACGGGGCACACGGGGATCACGGGGAAAGAAGTGACCTGCCCGGAGTCTTGAGCAATTATCTGTTTGGTTCCCGACACATGATACAGCCATGGATTTCCTACACAAAGGAGCAAACCGACAATGATCATCAAGAAAGTCTCGATCCGGAACAAATATGGGCTGCATGCCCGGCCAGCCGCTGCCCTGGCCAGAACCGCCCAGTCCTATGCCTGCGCCATCTCCCTGCGCTACTCGGAAAAGACGGCCGATGCCAAAAGCATTCTGGACGTCCTGGCTCTCAGCCTCGCAACGGGGTCACAGGTGGATGTGATAGCCTCTGGGGTTGATGCCGACGAGGCCATCCGGGAAATCTGCAAATGTTTTGAAAGCGACCTGGAAGAGGAACCTGCCCGGTATTCCACATTGTCGGGGATTTACGCCCGACACCTGCCACACCAAGGAGAGGCGCAATGTCGCTGACAAAGACCCACGCCAAAAACGGCGCAAAATGCAAAGTCACCTTCAGAATTCCAGCGGATATCGGCGGTCCGATCCTCCGGGCCCATGTCGCCGGCGAGTTCAACGGATGGGATCCAACGGCCGCTCCCATGCGCAAGCTCAAGGATGGCTCTTTCTCCTTGACCATGACCCTGCCCACCGGAAAGGACTACCAGTTTCGCTACGTGCTGGATAATGAGAATTGGGTCAGCGAGTGGCAGGCCGACGCCTACGTGCGGACCTCATATGGCGATTGTGAGAATTCGGTGTTGAGGCTGTAAGCCTATTCTTTGACATTTTGAGCAGATGAGTTGTTTTCAGACAGGCAAGTCCGTCAGAATGCTTCATAAGTAAGGTTCATGCCCCAACCCTGAGATAATGGAAAAAAACAACCCCAACGGGGTTGCCACGGACTCCTTTCAAGAAACACGGCAAGCTAATATGAACTGGGACTTCAAATGAAACACAACGGCCATGAAAACCGCCATCCATGCAAAAGGCGGTTTTCATGGCTGCGTGGAAACGCTCGACCGGGCGGTGCCAGTCCGGAT
It contains:
- a CDS encoding sigma-54-dependent transcriptional regulator; the protein is MANILIIDDDELFSMALADVLAGEGHHPHRVPTLAAGRAVAESTDLSLIFLDLQLPDGYGMDILPDLKALPDSPEVIVITGSLDARQAETAISNGAWDFIKKTSTQLEMKLSCIRALEYRKTRLAALPVHREGIIGNSPALRRCLEHMAQAARSEAEVLLLGETGTGKELFARALHANSPRREKELVVVDCASMTETIAGSELFGYRRGAFTGAVADRAGLIQRAHRGTLFLDEVSELPAALQGNFLRVLESKAFRPLGQDHELSSNFRLVCASNRNMGEMVQRGEFREDLLFRIQTVTIHLPPLRERLEDLDELIHTHLGIISRHSRLPSKTASPELMHLFAQHDWPGNVRELVNTLKALAASAPLERVLYPSHLPRELHVRFLKSCTTDSRAVSSSRTALPPDRSEPSAELFDLDWKTYCVQTREAAEKAYLVHLMQRSGYTIKKAVEHSGLSQARLYGLLKKYDIPRPGRSS
- a CDS encoding AMP-binding protein produces the protein MQKNSPPIPEQSLAELAGYLEQAGDVPAVIGFTKDSSEAWSASEIGDAAGRLARGLHDQGIEPGQRVLLLAPASAQFIVAALAVFRIGAVMTPVDIQASDENLAHVFKTSGMRLVFTTERIARRLAQLDAPPDAPIFLLDLEHADDQVDLEQEEVPTAQSWKRLLADKSGKPVQSKAEDPAVLFYTSGTTGPPKGVPLSHGNILSQVQMIRDSGLLMDEDRLLLPLPLHHVYPVVIGMLAPLALNIPILLPRALVGKEVTRALREGEATIILGVPRLYNTIFQGIQGRVASSGRLSALIFSALLAFSRLCVRFGRRPGRTLFKNLHQRVGPGLRMLASGGSPLDPDLGRNLEALGWPVAVGYGLTETSPLLTLKYPDEGHYESVGRAVQGVELRIDPSALPEKESKDEDADRASPKGVGELLAKGPGVFAGYDDLPEKTAESFADDWFRTGDMARMDEDGYVYLQGRVSTMIVLESGENIDPEKIEDAYSGCSEAAEIGVLGDEGRLAALVVPDKDLSRKHSGRELVEIVRKALDRHASGLPSYQRISRVELTHTPLDRTRLGKLKRKQLKETYEAAKKGEKGREKQRVGPVPLSDMHSEDRALLEDARVRKLWDMLARRYEDRPLSPESSLEHDLGVDSLGWVELSLAIEDEVGVGLDEEQFERIITVHDLLETVAESEVEEAPGGARRSLEHPEHVIPEKRQRLAKPRGWVRLVIVAPFYVFLSGIMRLYFRVTARNLQNVPQSGRFVLLPNHVSYLDPFAIGVVLGYARARQCFWAGESGVVSRNAVLRALSRIAQIVPIEREKGPTSSLAFGALVLKQGHSMVWFPEGRRSPDGTLQPFRHGIGLLLGEYDPPVVPVFIQGTEQALPPGRFLPRPSRIIVHFGKPIDVATLRDAAKEGRKDQDEHTQITSILEKELARLRDEALG
- a CDS encoding HPr family phosphocarrier protein; translation: MIIKKVSIRNKYGLHARPAAALARTAQSYACAISLRYSEKTADAKSILDVLALSLATGSQVDVIASGVDADEAIREICKCFESDLEEEPARYSTLSGIYARHLPHQGEAQCR
- a CDS encoding isoamylase early set domain-containing protein, with amino-acid sequence MSLTKTHAKNGAKCKVTFRIPADIGGPILRAHVAGEFNGWDPTAAPMRKLKDGSFSLTMTLPTGKDYQFRYVLDNENWVSEWQADAYVRTSYGDCENSVLRL